The Ananas comosus cultivar F153 linkage group 24, ASM154086v1, whole genome shotgun sequence DNA window TCTTTCAGGTGACGTCGCAGGTCCGAGTCGGGACGATTCGTGAAGTGCGCAGTTTAGCATTCGATAGATCCATCAGCTCGTCGCTTTGGTTAAATTCTCAAACTCGTCCTTTAATAATTGATTCAGTATTTATGGTTCAGTGGTTTGCTTAAATTGGACAAAAATGATTTTGTGgttgtaataaaggatttatggCTTTcttgcaaaaatgaaaatggttttctacccctcgtggtagcgaattttaaaaggaaaaaggtTTTCGTGTGGAAAACGGTTTTAAAAAGGATTTTCTGGTTTTCCTGattattagtatttcaaaacgagtttccgggtaggaaacattttaaactggTAGATGTGAATTTATGAATATTGGTGATGAAATAAATGTGGTTGTGAATggtatatggatatatatatatatgttcatatATGATGGTTGTATCTTGAATTgtatatcttgtacttgtgcgacgccataCAAATACAGGGGACTCTGTCCgggtgaacagtggactccctatacttatggcggatctggcataccttCGGGGtcagaattttcaaaaaaaaaaaaattgggcacttctGCAATGACTTTTAAACCAAAAAGggaccccagggcgtgacatgagcccggtgatcgttggtcagtgccgATCACAGTACTCACCTCATTTTAGATCAGCTGCTTTCGAAGTTGCGTTTTCGGCGCAGTTTTACCCGAGTGCGCTGTTCGCAGAATTTTCGGGTCACTCCCGCGCCTTCCACAGTGAGTCGTTGTGCTCCGAATCGTGAGCACGTCCTCCGGCGTGTCGAGTCCTATCAGTACATGTCACGGCAGACCTCGAAAGCCTTCAAGTTTCGTTAACGAGCCACAATGTCGCCTTATTTATCTAAAATAgtgggattttatgtaaatagagggacttttatgcaattttacatCTTGTGGTTTCTATGGGCAGTACGTACGTGTGGTAAGTGACCTCTGGATTGATCGTCCAAGGTCCGATagccttcgcggaaatcgaacgtcgatttcgatgcgtttttcggTGAAATTCGCCGGTGGAATGTGGTTTcgattcggatttcttccgacgttgtTTGTTTGCCCTGAGAGTTGTCGCTGAGCtttattggctggtcaccatcatcatatcatgggttcggagatgacgggtgagcgacggtgggttccggtgtcgaaattgacacttccgggaatccggatccgaacaattatcagGATTATTTAGTTGTGAactcttgtgtttgctgccaagacatcaaaatcgatgtgttttgtggtactgggtgactcgtggcacgagtcgatGAGTTTCAGAatacttagtgggtcccgacggagtcccggtgtgatttttgggacttccgaCGAGTTACGGTGATCTGATTTAGGAAACCAATCACAGGGATTTGTGTGCGGTTTGTGAGTCGTGTATTCTAGTTgtgtgggttggatactgactCGGTGGACCTtcataggtccggttgactaTAGTGTACTTTGGAGATAGACGCGACATTAGtgcaggtgggtgcttcgagctcgTACTCGGTGAGATTGTTTTACCTTCTTCTATTCTTCTATTTCAGcattgtagtctctacatgtcggttgCTTTGTTATTGTTTGTTTATCTATACCTTATTGATTGCATGATGATTattgttgatagacatgtagagcaagcttgtatatatattgtatctctgtggGCCTTTGGTCCAGGCAACACTTCGattcctttgtcgtgtgtttcgatctggttgatcgtggttcggcgttgtacgcccttgtatctcacttcggccaaggcaccagTTTCAGTCGGCTTtcgtattgagcatatcagcataacttagtcacagcacttgggtgtATTCATGACACCAGGTCGGTTTGGCTACCGACCGGatgtgtacttatccggatgggtcgtccagTGGACggatgaatcaggtcggtgcaagtagtgtgacaggcaacgcttgaggtctgcgaaCCTATATAGtaggcaccagattgggtacagttttggtttgattaccttgaggcatactcAGCATTGTATTCTTTACAGTAGCAATTTTTATTACTTGCTTCTTATCATATCtattatagctactgtagttcacTTTTTTATCACAGCATCAGCACTTGTTTACTTTACCTCCTTTGGTTTCCGATgcttacgacttgccttcgtgactctgtcgtacccactgaaaaaccttgattgtggtttctcaccccccatttccctAGGTGGTTCGAGTAAGGAGTTGGCTTTTGGGCTCGACGGGAGGACGCACTAGCTAGacggcagtagcgaccgtcaccctgatTATCTTTTATTTCCACATTTAGtagtttaataattaaatggtttAGTTAGATGATCACTATTACTGTTGAGTATTTGTGAAACTGTTTGACTTGATGTTTTCATATGATGCTAGCAATTGGATTTGTGGTTTTGATTTTATGGATAATTGGTTCTCGGACTTTTGTGCTTACGCATTGTGGTTTTCTGCCCCTCGAGATAGTCGATTTTCAAAAGTGAAGTTTccgagtgggaaacagttttaaaaaggttttcgattggtttttatgaatgattaaatagagtttaaaatCAAAGCTTCCgagtggggagcacttttaaataggatgcttGTTGTACTGtacattgcatcatccagcgcctaggagtgtttagaggcatgcatcatctctaaggatcgctagctgtatgtAAATACATGGCATGAGTTAATTGTTGATTGGTGAATGTAGGTTGTAGTTGAAATCCTGATGtattgttggtacgccgtgcaaatacaaaggagactctatccgagtggatagaggaactttgtatttgtagcgggtctgtacgtcacgtggaccatgttgaataaaaaaaaaattggccgtttttttcgcaactctgattttaaaaattgtatccattacaaaaaggcttttaaaatcggccccaaGGCGTGACAGTTTGCCAGTAAATAAAAGCTTTGAATGGTGTACCTGCTGACAGATTGCAAAATCTTCCAACTCCTGAATAGAAATGGGATGGAATCACTATGGATTTTGTAATTGGTTTATCAAGATAACAAGGTGGACATGATGTGATTTGGGTAATCTTAAGCAGATACACTAAATTTACTCACTTCCTACCAATACAAGTGACATTGTCTAGGGAGAAACTTGCTCAGATATATCTGGATGAGATCGTAAGATTGCATGGAATTCCTACCTCTATagtgtcggatcgagacccgAGGTTTATAGTACACTTTTGGAAAGTTTTATAGATAGCTTTGGGGACTCAGTTATAGTTCAGTACTGGTTTTCACCTGCAGACTGATGGACAATCCGAGAGGACGATTCAGATATTAGAGGATGTGTTGAGAGCTTGTGTCCTCAAGTATGATGGTGGCTGGTATCGACATTTGGCAATGGCTGagtttgcatataataatagttattgaGCAAGTATAAAAATGGCTccatttgaggcattgtatggaAGAAAATGTCGATCACCATTacattggagtgaagtaggtGAGAGAATAACTCTTAGTCCAGATATTTTAGTAGAAACAGAAGAAAATGTTAGAATTACTCGATAACATTTGCAGACCGTCCAGAGTCAACTGAAAAGCTACGCTGACACACGGCGTcaagacttagagtttcaggttggagatcatgtatttTTTCAAAGTCTCACCATCTAAGGGGATAAAGAGGTTTGGAAATATGTGGAAAGTTTAGTCCACGATTCATTGGACCTTTTGAGATACTCGAGCTAGTTGGACCTGTTGCATATCAGTCAGTTTTACTACCGAGTTTAGCAAGTGTACAGGATGTGTTTCATGTCTCAACCTTAAGGAAGTATATCTTTGATCCATCACATGTTATAGATTATGTTCCATTGGAGGTGACTGATGAGATGAGCTATACTGAGCGTCCGGTTTGAATTTTTGCACGAAAGGTAAAAAAATAGCGAAATCGAATTATTCCTTCTATGAAGGTATTATGGAGTTACCAAGAAGAGTGAGAGGCGACATGGGAGCCTGAGGATGCGATGCGAGAATTTTATCCCTATTAATTTGAGCAGTAGACTTGAGGTACATTTCAAGTTTTGAAAACGAAACTTTTTTAAGGAAGGGAGAATGTGATATACTGGACCTTAGCAAATAGGCAAGATTGCAGTATAAATTTTTAGTCAGTATTTTGTTCTACAATGCTTGACTGAATTAGAgacgttttggcgcgaaatagacgctaAAACGGACTTTGACACTCTAGATTTGACTATAGAGGactaaaattgaaatatctaaattttgagggacctattagcattttttcactttaattagTGAAGCCCACGTGGGCCTTAGGTTTTCTCCATGCTTATCCATTTCTTTTCTCCATCAAGAAGCTttaaggtagagagagagagagagagagagagattgagcacaaaaaaaagaagaagcttgGTTCCTTTGTAGCGAGTGAGCGAGTCGAGAGCGCACGCACGTGGATTTTTCATTGTTTCGACGTCACGGTTAGTATCACAATATTGTTATTTATTCCGTTTAGACTCCTTTGATGAATTTCTTATAGGAATTAAGTGTTAGAAActgatttttatatattttaggagCAGATTTCGTGGCTGCCATTCAGGCTAGGAGAGCCGTAGCGGATCATTTCCTTATCCCAACTATCGTTCCTTTCTTTGGATTTACGATATAGGTGGCTTCCGTGTTGTCAAAACTGGCGGACTAATTTTTATGTCCATGTCATATTATTTAGCCGATAAGATGAACTGTTGATATAGTTGAGATAACAGTAATATTTTAACACCTATCAGTAGAGTAaactgaaacatatatatatgtgatatttttCTAAAAGTCAATAAACGACTACAGATAGTGTGAGACTATAATTGTATTTTGGGCACTATGATGGTATTAACATGATATGTTTGATCATCGCATTTTACCACAGTCTGTATGCTATGTTGAGTTTGACAGTGATACTATACTCGGTTGGGGTAGCGTTCcgcgagtgccactccgaaggTTGGGATATGAGATATTATTATGGCATGATAGTAGTCTGCGTGGTAGCGGACCACTATAAGTGGGTGCTGGACATGAGGCGGCACAGGTTAGACTGACTGTTGAGTCGATCACTATGATtggattttattacaatattttatttagtactAATTGATACATGATATTTATGATTTGTCGATTTCAGTTATATTGTAGAGATATGATAGTAGTAGTTACTCTCAACAATTATTCATATTAGTACTTGTTTATTTACACTGCTCAGTCATTTACTATTTTTGCCTCTTATGGACCAAGTGGTGTAGATTGTCAGCATTGATGACCTTACTCACTGGAAACTATTAATAATAGTTCTCATACCctcttcattaatattttatttcagaacCTTCAGCACTAGCGACTGATCGAAACAAGGGGATCATAGATAGTTAGTATCTTCTACCTTCTTTGTGTGTGTAGCTAGACCATCTATCAGTATATATAGCAGCATGTATAGCGGTTTGAGGTTTAGGATAGTCAGAGTAGTTATAGCATTTCGAGGATTGTTGTGCTGACAATTATATATCTTTACCTTGTTGTTATgatatatagtttttattttactctaaTACTTATTGTTGTTagatttttgttaattttgttgGTCAAAGTTTTTTGTCGCTTCGTATGTATAACATGTATCCTTGCGCATGCGATGAGTCTGTTGATGTAATCCGAGCTTCCATTGTAATCCAAGGCGTGACACaaacttgtgagggtcgctccctacaaatCAGTACTCAGGAGTTAGCTTTTGCGACAACATGCTCACCCGTGCAGGATTGGACGAGGCTCATTTCTAAAGGGAGAATGTTGACtataccacagggccattaggcatggcACAAGTCGAAACGTTACTTTATGTAAGTCCCGGTTGATTAGATAAAAGTTAATTAAACTTGACATTGTACGTCACAATTAGTTGATATATACATAGTATATGGACATTTTTGTTGGGCACTACACATTTGTATATTTGATAGTAGTAGAGCTACATACATGTTGATTGACATAGTCATTTAGTGATATTGTGGTATTTGAACTTTTACTTCAATTATTACATCCATGCTTTATCCTTAGCTACATATTATCTTTGCCTCAATTGACCTAGTGATGTAATACGTTTTTCTCGACGgtttacccactggaaactattatttaataattttcatctttattggttgtttgttttgtttcaaGACCTTACACTAGAAGAGAGCCTAGGAATCGCGGTAAGAGATTAGCGACTAGTTAGAGTCTTTTTGGTGTTGCTATAAGTGGACCCAAAacacttttcttttgtttttattgtgAAAGATGTACTAACTCATTTTGTATAAAGACAATCTTCTTTTCATGAAATATACCCTTTTCTATGTACtctttttgtataaaattattatatatcttgTGAAAGGTTTATATTAATCGTAGTAAATTGGTTGAATTATTTCATAATAGTACACATACTCTTATTACCTTGTACTGCGCATGGAGAAtttgtgcacgtaccggatagaCTTTTGCTGAAATTCGAACGAGACTTTtgtattcaaattcaaatttaaattcattttttttttaaaaaaaggctaATCATCATCTATATAAAGCAACAACATTAAACAGccaccaccatcatcatcatcatcatcatcatcatcatcatcatcatcatcatcgccgCCAACATCATCACCACCACCCCCGCTGCATTGCCGCATCTCGGCcggcaccaccaccaccaccacggcCGGATCGCCCTCACAGCTCCATGATTGATGAAGCTCCCCTCTGCCTTCGTCGTTATTCAAGAACTAACTAATTTCGAACCATATAAGATCATAATAGACAGAGAGGATGCAACTCGATCGCGCGAGCAGCAGAGTAAAATCAAAACGGtgcacttaattaattaagggaACTATATATATTCGTTCGCTCGTTCGTGATGGGTAACTAATTAACGAGTAACTAAAGGTCGTGCATCTATCTACtgatgttctctctctctctctcgatcgatcgatcgatcgatgggCCCGGTCGAGCGGCAgaaactagctagctagctaggagCTAAATAGCTAGCTCGTGGTTCttatacaagtaaaataaataaataaatgttttaCTGGTCGAGGGCGTTGGGGCCGGAGCAGTAGTTGAGGATGGGGTTCCAGATCCACTGGACCAAGAACCTCCGGCCCCCGACCCCGTTGGCGTTGTAGGCGGCGCCGGTGCGGCGGTCGAGGAGCAGCTGTCCGGTGtaggctccgccgccgccggtgcCGTAGATGCCCTCGCAGAGGTCGGCGATCTCGGTGGGGAAGCAGGGGTCGGCGCCGGCGTACCAGGCGTTGACGAGCGGGTTGGACGCCATCTCCGCCAGCTCGTGCGCCACCACGCTCACCATGCCGTCCACCCCGACGTCCCCGTTCGGGGCCCGCTCCGCCCGCGCCCCGGGCACGTAGCTGGGCACCGCGAACGGGTAGGCGCACACCTCCGGGCAGCGCCCCGCCGAGTTGCCCGCCCACGCGTACGGCAGCGCGTAGCCCACGATGGACGGGAAGGTGAAGTAGTGGAACCCGCACACCTGCCCGCAGAAGTCCTCCACGGCGACGTCGGGGGAGGTGAGCACGAGGTAGAGGCCCCCCCTCGCGTTCACGGGGAGGGGCCGGGTCTTCGCCGTCACGGCGTCGCGGATGACCCCCTGGATGTCCAGCCGGGACAGGGAGGCGCCGCGCGACAGCCGCCGGTCGCTCTTCTCCGCGCCCAGCGCCACGGCGGCCGAGATGTTGGCCCCCGTCTGGTCGGTGTACAGCCGGACCGTGCGCCACCACGCCGCCACGGAGGGCCGCCGGGGGGGGACGCCCGAGGACGAGGGGGAGATGGAGCGGAGGAAGGACCGGATGATGCGCTTCTGCGCCCGGGACCACTGCCGCCCGTACCAGATCGGGTGGACGGTGATGTTGGCCGTCAGCACCGGGCCCATGTGGTAGCGCAGCTGCACGAACTCCGACGATCCCTCGAACTTCTTGCTCGCGCCCAAGTCCAAGTCCGAGTCCGTCGCTCTCGCTCCGAATCCCAAGCCACCGACGGTCGCGCTGGTGGTGTTGAGATACAGGTGAGGCCACGGCCGCCACGCTGCGACTGCCGGAGCATGCTGCGTGACATTCaggacgatgacgacgacgacgcgtGCTACTAGCAGTAAAATTTTAGCGAGCACATTCGGCACACGAGCGGCGGTAGAATCGCCGGCACGTGCGACGGAGCCCATCGTGCTTGCAGGAGATCGGGGGAGAGTGCCGACTGCCGAGTGAAGAAGGAAGATTTATTAGTCTGGGAGTGGCAGCGTTGGGTGTGcgttttgtgtgtgtgtgtgtatatatatatatatagatagctAGCAATCAACACTGCAGCACAGTGGAGGAGAGTGGGAACTGGGCTTCTGGGGTTTTGGGGactgggatttttttttttctttttgctttttggtttttggtCTTTGTGATACgttatagtttaattttgatttcatctattataataataataataataataataataataaagaaatggtaaaaagaaagggagagaaggAAAAGTAAAAGGGGCAGGGCAAACGGGAACTAATGTCATATAATATCTAGCCTGAAAAAGAAAACTCCCAAACTAGTCagcttctcaaaaaaaattcctaatgtAACCTTTCTTTTGatggattaaaaaataaaagtaacatAAGAACATTTATACGTTAATTAGGACTTAGGAGAGagaatttttctctctctctctcctctcaacctactaatatttaaaaataattaaaaattaatatttaataatagtgatattattattacttattattattagtatttatttaactatatatatgtcaaatttgatcatattgatttgtatagttaaattaaatactagtaataataataataattataataattattatttagtaaCTAAATGTTTCTAGTGTAAGTGGTAAAggatttgatgattgatactTGAGGTTCTAAAGTTTGAattatagttgattcacatttccgtTGATTCATGTTTctgttgattcatatttccatttaaatttatttctaaaagaaataaacgaagatggtaatatattattatatttttctgtaaaaaaaaagttaagtaataataatatttatttttaaataatattattataataaaaattatttatttttaaatattagtaggtttggaggagagagagagaaaaaattctCTCTTCTAATTAGCATTAAAGTCatcttttgttttctaattCATCAAAAGAAGAGTAGatcacaaaatttttttgaaaagaagggtagatgggaattttttttttctaattattagaCATGGCATTCGCTCGCGAACGGGGGAGATGATCGAGAGAGCGAAGGGAAAAGCGCGCCGTTGAAATGCGGAACGGAGGGGGCCAAAGGTGATTGGCAGTAATGGATGACAGATAGCATCACTAATGACCAGCTGTCAGAACAGGTCCCACTTTCCGGAACGGCATATACCTCCGCGGCACTTTCCGCTAGCACCCTCCACTCAACCTGCCATAAATTTTAACTGTCTAAACCTGGTGTATTATTGTTAGATTTCATAGGCAGCAAGttacataatttttctaatatttaatgattatataattaaatttaattttgacaaatatATGAAAGCGCAAGCTTTTTTGTACTAGAATAAGGTCACATGCTATTTGTCACGGCCTAGAGTTTCACATGCTACTTGTCACGGCCTAGAGGTTTTTGCTCGCAAAGTTCGTGCGACGCcatctttttctaaaaatattgataaatctTACTTCTTGTTATTAATCGGGACCTATGTGTTCTATGACTATGTttgcaaaagagagaaaacaggAAAATAAAgattatttaaaaaaactaaatactcttaattatttagaaaaataggaTTAGAAAACACTACCTCTTGTGGATTTGGACTTAACAATTCCCATAATTTATAGgcatatgatttaataaatattGCCCATCATATCTCACCCACTAACTAAACCTACATTAACTCAACCATTATAAATGCCAGGTGAAATCAAGGGTTGCCCATGacctttgaattttttttagaagttttggaGGCTTGATGGCAGTAATTTCATATCTCTTTTTCTCCCACAAAAGGATTGGAATTGGGCATCCTTGACGGCCTGTTTTAGCTTGCGGAGTTAGGCCAGGAACTGGACTGCGCAGAAATTTTTCTAAGTCTCTGACACTCTCCCCTACCTAATGCGCAGGCGTCCTCATCACGCGCTACTTCTGGAACTCGTTGATGAATGCTTGGTATTGCCAAAGTGTGTCAAGCCTTCTCCCAACTAGCCTCGCTGTAGGGGAGATTCGTTCACTTCACCAAGTACTCAGAACTCCGTGGAACTCCACGATGTCGAATGAGCCAAGTGCCTAGGATAGACTCTGCTTGTTTGTCAAACGAAGTGATTATGGTTGACGGAGTGTGATATGACACGCCATGGCTTGGATCCTCCACATCTTCATGGTATAATTTCAGTCTGCTAACATAGAAGATGGGATGGATTTTGAGGTTCGCGGGCAGCTGTAGCTTGTAGGAGCCTTTGTCCACATGCTTGACGATGGTAAATAAGCCTTCATACTTTCGCAATAGTCCCTTGTGCACCTTGCGCAGGACCTTAAACTGCTGCGACTGAAATTTGACTATCACGTGGTCTCTCTCGGTGAACTCCGGAGGTTGCCACTTCTTATCTACCCACTTTTTCACCCGTCGGGCTATTTTCACCAAACTCGCACttgcaatttcatctttttcCTGAGGTGAATTGGAGAGCAACAGGGCTGCATAACTGCTCTCCCATAGCGGCTGTGTATGAAGCAAGTGGCTGTCGCACAGTCGCCAGCTCGAAGGGACTACATTTCGTAGAGTTGCTACGTGGCAAGTTGTAGGAAAACTGTGGGACATCAAGATGATGCACCCAATCCTTTGGTTGGCACTTACATAGTGTCGTAGGTACTTCTGTTACACAGCATTCAGCCGCTTCATTTCCCCATTCGTCTATGGTTGAGAATTGGTGGAGAAGAGCAAATCGGACCCCAAGATTTCAAACACTTTTGGTCTGAAACATGCTAGTGAACTTGGGGTCGCGGTCGCTCATGATGCACTCGGGGATCCCCCAAAGCGTGACAATGTGATTGACGAAGAgactgttagatgtatgccctaaaAATCAACCGGGCTGACACATGTAATTTTTTtaggatataaatttgtatttgattttaaaatattatgaatgaaTTTGGAtcattattttcattcatgttgtgtatgtattcataaatcgtccaagaaattaataagatgataagacgcattctcaagagttgagaatttgagacatgtgttgTCACGCCCGGGCCCCAGCAGAAGCACGTCCGatgcgtgcacagacccgccgtgtacagtAAGCACCTCTGATGCACACAAGACGTCTACAACAACAAGAAAAGAAGTTGGAATAGATCCCTAACGTGGCTATCATAGCAAGTACATAAATCTACTAAAAACAGGAGTCTAGAACAACAACACCCACATAAGATATACAATAGGTACATCATGAAAACTAGTAGATCTCTAAACAAAATACATTATACATCTTTCACCTAAATCGAAAGAAAGATGTCGATGGGTCTGATTATAATAACACCGAGAAGGCTCTAACTAGTCGAAAAtctcttgccacgatccctaccCTCTCCCGCAGTAGAAGGCTCTAAAACAGAAACAAACAACAACCAATAAGGGTGAGAATTATTAAACAATAATTCCCAATAGGTAAGCCgtcgagagtggcgaaatacaccactaggtcaacttaGAGATGATAATATGCAATAAGTATTAAGCATAcagttaataataaaatgaacaTTCAATTATAGTCATGCCTCTACATGATAATGCCATTTAACATGTATGTAATTTTCTACTGTCACATGCATAAGTAATTGTACATGTGAGTCTATATGCAAATTTAAATGCACAGATTAGATATTTCACTTCATTTTCATCATGTAACTATACTTCTGTACTAATTAACATGTGTGTATAGATTTACTTTTATCCAATTAATGAGGGACTTACACATGATAACGTCCCGATTTGTGTCGTGCttaatggccccatggtagtcaacattctcCTGCTAGAAATGAGCCTTTTCCACggtaatccacttcggcgcccaatcccgcacgggcgatctGTCGTTgcaaaggctaactccggagtaccggcttgtagggagcaatCCTCACAAGcttatgcgaatgagcacaatggcaagcaagcgtgatcataAGCATGAGGTCCAAAGACCACATATCCCAATCGTtgatcatgtctaaaatatagaaTCACAATCTTCGACTCAAAAGTCGGGTACTATATCAAATATGTCATGTTTCATTCTCAATTAACTTGGTGGTATGTTATTTATCTAACGATACATAACATACCTTAAACATGTATTGATTTACATCTCATTTATCCTATCATGGACGGATCTCTACTTTATTCATGACCCAACAGGGGTTTCATAATAAGTATACTATTTCCACTATGGTGTAAGGTGAACAATTTACCAATGTCATATTCGATGAACTACGAGAATGTCAACTAGATCATGATTCAGGTCATGCACATGCCTTGGTACACAAGCGTCCACTACATTGAGTATGGTGGTCATCATGCAAGTAACTTCATTCAACTAAGTAATTATATGTAATTACCTCTTTTTATTTGCCCAAAGGCGCATAAATTTTTttcgtcatgtctaaaatatggaatgcAACTGACGACCTAGAGGTCAAGTACAATGTCATAATGTCCACTTAGTTGTTCAACTAAGTTAAGTGCAACATGCTTAACTTCACAATTTATCTCTACCATGAAATAGGTCATGTTTGCCCTTGTCTAAAACAAGTATATTAGTTGGCATATATGCAAGTTGAATTCAATAACTCTACTAACCATGTAAGGTTCCATAGGGCATTCATTTACTCATCTCTATCATGCATTCTAATATTGCATAAGAGGAAATACAGTTACATTATATTTAGTATACAAATCTACATTTTAAGCCTTTATTA harbors:
- the LOC109728880 gene encoding protein EXORDIUM-like 3; translation: MGSVARAGDSTAARVPNVLAKILLLVARVVVVIVLNVTQHAPAVAAWRPWPHLYLNTTSATVGGLGFGARATDSDLDLGASKKFEGSSEFVQLRYHMGPVLTANITVHPIWYGRQWSRAQKRIIRSFLRSISPSSSGVPPRRPSVAAWWRTVRLYTDQTGANISAAVALGAEKSDRRLSRGASLSRLDIQGVIRDAVTAKTRPLPVNARGGLYLVLTSPDVAVEDFCGQVCGFHYFTFPSIVGYALPYAWAGNSAGRCPEVCAYPFAVPSYVPGARAERAPNGDVGVDGMVSVVAHELAEMASNPLVNAWYAGADPCFPTEIADLCEGIYGTGGGGAYTGQLLLDRRTGAAYNANGVGGRRFLVQWIWNPILNYCSGPNALDQ